A single region of the Gemmatimonadaceae bacterium genome encodes:
- a CDS encoding glycosyltransferase family 9 protein, which produces MAETWRVTLGRRLLLGTLDALARPFAALLLPRQRGPVEGIWKILVVEIWSVSDVVIATTALQALRARYPDAWLSLLAKPHAEELLRGSGLVDEVIPFVFPWTADSDEDQLSRYDRDAISSLFRRLREAKFDLTVDCRMDFRNNIVTFATHARRRVGYAFGGGSFLLTDAIPAPPRGQHRVRDWLKLMEALGSQRGAKAITRSESGRPIAPRLTLLPEERHEAAAALELMGIAPRDLIVALHVGGSHPTKRWPAERFAEVADSLAEGYGARIVVLVDPEGHGERLPLRTPACYVTPSLRELMGFIGSCDLLICNDGAPMHIADALGVPVVAVFTSGTPRSYGPSGKHQKVVGKGAKPGEMSDVHFGDVYTAAQQQVERAITARAKVYGIAQK; this is translated from the coding sequence ATGGCTGAGACATGGCGGGTCACGCTGGGCAGGCGGCTGCTGCTGGGAACTCTCGATGCACTCGCTCGGCCTTTCGCAGCGCTGCTGCTGCCGCGCCAGCGCGGGCCCGTCGAAGGAATCTGGAAAATTCTGGTAGTTGAGATATGGAGTGTGAGCGACGTCGTCATCGCAACTACGGCGCTGCAAGCGCTTCGAGCTCGTTATCCGGACGCATGGCTATCGCTGCTCGCAAAGCCCCACGCCGAAGAGCTGCTTCGCGGCAGCGGTCTAGTCGACGAAGTCATACCGTTCGTTTTCCCGTGGACGGCCGATAGCGACGAAGACCAGCTCTCCCGTTATGATCGCGACGCGATCTCGTCTCTGTTCCGTCGCTTACGCGAAGCGAAATTCGACCTGACTGTGGATTGCAGGATGGATTTCCGGAACAATATCGTGACATTCGCGACACATGCCCGGCGACGGGTCGGTTACGCATTCGGAGGAGGCAGTTTCCTCCTTACCGATGCGATTCCGGCGCCGCCGCGCGGACAGCACAGGGTCCGCGACTGGCTCAAGCTGATGGAAGCCCTCGGCTCTCAGCGAGGGGCCAAGGCCATCACGCGGAGCGAGAGCGGCAGACCGATCGCCCCGCGCCTGACACTCCTTCCGGAGGAGCGACACGAAGCTGCGGCAGCTCTCGAGTTGATGGGCATCGCTCCGCGCGATTTGATCGTCGCACTTCACGTTGGGGGCAGCCATCCCACGAAGCGGTGGCCGGCAGAAAGGTTCGCCGAGGTGGCCGATTCACTCGCCGAAGGTTATGGAGCGCGCATCGTTGTACTCGTGGATCCGGAGGGCCATGGGGAGCGGCTCCCGCTTCGAACTCCGGCGTGTTACGTGACGCCATCTCTGCGCGAGCTGATGGGGTTCATCGGGAGCTGCGATCTCCTGATCTGCAATGACGGCGCTCCGATGCATATCGCCGACGCCCTCGGTGTTCCGGTTGTCGCGGTTTTCACTTCGGGGACTCCACGCTCGTATGGTCCTTCGGGCAAGCATCAGAAAGTGGTAGGGAAGGGCGCGAAGCCGGGCGAGATGTCGGACGTGCACTTCGGCGACGTCTACACGGCTGCTCAGCAACAGGTCGAGCGGGCGATCACCGCGCGCGCAAAAGTTTACGGAATCGCGCAGAAATAA
- the rfbC gene encoding dTDP-4-dehydrorhamnose 3,5-epimerase: MKVRETSLPGVLLVDPQVFRDERGYFLETFSARRLAGTPLPQHFAQDNHSRSAQSVVRGLHYQLDHPQGKLVHVARGKIFDVAVDIRRGSPTFAKWVGVELSDENLASLWVPEGFAHGFCVLSEVADVIYKCTVPYEATDDRGIVWNDPLIGIEWPIHEPLLSPKDAAYAPITSDRSDLPVT; the protein is encoded by the coding sequence GTGAAGGTTCGCGAGACTTCGCTGCCCGGAGTGCTGCTCGTGGATCCACAGGTTTTCCGCGATGAGCGCGGATACTTTCTGGAGACTTTCAGCGCCCGCCGTCTGGCGGGTACCCCTTTGCCGCAGCATTTCGCGCAGGACAATCACAGCCGGTCGGCGCAGTCTGTCGTCAGGGGACTTCATTACCAGCTGGACCATCCACAGGGAAAGCTGGTTCACGTCGCGCGCGGAAAGATCTTCGACGTTGCGGTGGATATCCGGCGCGGTTCTCCGACCTTCGCAAAATGGGTCGGGGTGGAGCTGAGCGACGAAAACCTTGCGTCGCTCTGGGTGCCCGAGGGCTTCGCCCATGGGTTCTGCGTGTTGTCGGAAGTGGCCGACGTGATCTACAAATGCACGGTTCCCTACGAAGCGACCGACGACAGAGGGATTGTGTGGAATGATCCACTGATTGGAATCGAGTGGCCAATTCACGAGCCGCTTCTTTCGCCAAAGGACGCAGCGTACGCGCCAATAACGAGTGACCGCTCTGACTTGCCGGTCACCTAG
- the rfbB gene encoding dTDP-glucose 4,6-dehydratase, protein MLVTGGAGFIGANFVEHVLRTDPEVHVTTLDALTYAGSLDNLSTVIDDPRHDFVKGDITDRELVDELIRERPINTVVHFAAESHVDRSISGPAAFIETNLVGTFTLLEVAREAWLSNATKNDFRFHHVSTDEVFGSLQEGEPPFNERTPYSPNSPYSASKAGSDHLVNAYHHTYGLPITMTNCSNNYGPYQHAEKFIPTVIRSALAEKPIPIYGAGLNIRDWLYVADHCEAIDTVVRRGRDGQTYLIGGQSERRNIDIATEICGILDEMRPRARGKYADLLTSVTDRLGHDFRYAIDCSLIEKELGWKQRETFASGIRKTVDWYLANPAHFERHS, encoded by the coding sequence ATGCTGGTCACGGGAGGAGCAGGCTTCATCGGTGCGAACTTCGTCGAACATGTTCTGCGGACGGACCCCGAGGTCCACGTCACCACGCTCGACGCGCTGACCTACGCCGGCTCGCTCGACAATCTTTCAACTGTGATCGACGACCCGCGCCACGATTTCGTGAAGGGCGACATCACCGATCGCGAGCTGGTGGACGAGCTGATCCGGGAGCGTCCGATCAACACGGTTGTGCATTTTGCCGCCGAATCGCACGTCGACCGATCCATCTCGGGGCCAGCGGCATTCATCGAGACGAATCTGGTTGGCACATTCACTCTTCTCGAGGTAGCACGCGAGGCGTGGCTGTCGAACGCCACAAAGAACGACTTTCGGTTTCACCACGTCTCGACGGACGAGGTTTTTGGCAGTCTCCAGGAAGGCGAGCCACCGTTCAACGAGCGAACGCCGTATTCTCCGAACTCTCCGTATTCGGCGAGCAAGGCAGGGTCCGATCATCTCGTAAACGCGTACCATCACACGTATGGCCTGCCCATCACGATGACGAACTGCTCGAATAACTACGGGCCGTACCAGCACGCGGAGAAATTCATTCCGACGGTCATTCGGTCGGCGCTGGCTGAAAAGCCGATTCCGATTTATGGCGCCGGACTGAACATTCGCGATTGGCTCTACGTAGCTGACCACTGTGAGGCGATCGATACCGTCGTGCGGCGCGGCCGCGACGGGCAGACCTATCTCATCGGCGGGCAGAGCGAGCGCCGGAATATCGACATCGCGACGGAGATATGCGGCATTCTCGATGAGATGCGTCCACGCGCCCGCGGGAAGTATGCAGATCTGTTGACTTCGGTAACCGACCGGCTTGGGCACGACTTCAGGTACGCGATCGACTGCTCACTGATCGAGAAGGAACTTGGCTGGAAACAACGCGAGACGTTCGCATCGGGAATCCGAAAGACTGTCGATTGGTATCTGGCGAA
- a CDS encoding glycosyltransferase family 2 protein: protein MQRRALPEERSQPQQIDSSPRPVASRAPSFGAVVLNWNSARETMECVEALERADTPPDHVVVVDNGSEDDSVERLEVWADEHWIWRLSTGTSGRSSTEHTPWLVIARAGANRGFAGGSNVGIRYLAQRTTVSHFVLLNSGTTIVPDFLVEIGRAIERNRLAGLLSGTIFEDPQRDRVWYAGGVAHSLRPLVRHKYDVPESSEAAPTDFITGCAMVISRTLLDRIGLLAECYFPECWEDREYSLRARNAGFAVLYVPKATVYRRPPEAMTQGVGPALHQCRNRLGVFYVRRNYRGLRKAAALTYLAVTKPGRALVETVKGHPKSGWAILRGTIEGFVSPAAKR, encoded by the coding sequence ATGCAGCGCCGTGCCTTGCCTGAAGAGCGAAGCCAACCCCAACAGATAGATTCGAGCCCGCGGCCTGTCGCGTCTCGCGCGCCGTCATTCGGTGCCGTCGTGCTCAACTGGAACAGCGCGCGGGAAACGATGGAATGCGTGGAGGCTCTCGAAAGGGCTGACACGCCGCCTGACCACGTCGTTGTCGTGGACAACGGATCAGAGGATGACTCAGTGGAGCGGCTCGAGGTATGGGCGGACGAGCATTGGATCTGGCGACTGAGCACCGGCACGAGCGGAAGAAGCAGCACCGAACATACCCCATGGCTCGTGATCGCCAGGGCCGGCGCGAATCGGGGATTCGCGGGCGGTAGCAACGTCGGCATTCGTTACCTCGCGCAGCGAACCACCGTATCGCATTTCGTTCTGCTGAACAGCGGCACTACGATCGTTCCGGATTTTCTTGTCGAGATTGGCCGAGCGATCGAGCGGAATCGACTGGCCGGCCTTCTCAGCGGCACGATCTTCGAGGATCCGCAGCGCGATCGAGTCTGGTATGCCGGCGGAGTTGCGCACTCATTGCGCCCCCTTGTCCGGCACAAGTATGACGTGCCTGAGTCGTCTGAAGCGGCCCCGACCGACTTTATCACCGGATGCGCCATGGTGATTTCGCGGACGCTACTCGATCGAATCGGCCTGCTCGCCGAGTGTTACTTCCCGGAATGTTGGGAAGACCGAGAGTATTCGCTGCGGGCACGCAACGCTGGGTTTGCGGTCTTGTACGTGCCGAAGGCGACGGTGTACCGAAGGCCTCCCGAGGCGATGACGCAGGGTGTGGGGCCCGCCCTCCATCAATGCAGGAATCGTCTCGGTGTATTTTACGTCCGCCGAAACTATCGCGGCTTGAGAAAGGCTGCGGCGCTTACCTACCTGGCCGTTACCAAACCCGGGCGCGCACTCGTGGAGACGGTCAAGGGTCATCCAAAGAGTGGCTGGGCAATTCTGAGGGGGACGATTGAAGGGTTCGTGAGTCCAGCCGCCAAGCGCTAG
- the rfbA gene encoding glucose-1-phosphate thymidylyltransferase RfbA, whose translation MTRKGIILAGGSGTRLWPSTRVLSKQLIPVFDKPMIYYPLTTLILAGIREILVISTPSDLPRFRELLGDGRQFGIEFSYAAQERPEGLAQAFIIGADFIGQDSAALILGDNIFFGQGMPEQLQTAASETSGATIFAYHVKDPERYGVVEFDADGRAKSIEEKPDKPKSSYAVVGLYFYDNSVVELARGLAPSARGEIEITDLNRKYLERGTLSVQTLGRGIAWLDTGTHDALLAASNFVAVVEERQGLKIGSPEEAAYRMRFIDEDGLLKLADGLGSSAYAGYLRSLLDELRPVR comes from the coding sequence ATGACGCGTAAAGGAATCATTCTCGCGGGTGGATCGGGAACTCGTCTCTGGCCATCTACCCGCGTGTTGTCGAAGCAGCTGATTCCCGTGTTCGACAAACCGATGATCTACTATCCGCTGACGACGCTGATACTCGCCGGAATTCGCGAGATCCTTGTGATCAGCACTCCGTCAGACCTCCCACGCTTTCGTGAGCTGCTCGGCGATGGGCGGCAATTCGGAATCGAGTTTTCGTATGCGGCGCAGGAGCGACCGGAGGGACTCGCACAGGCTTTCATCATTGGCGCGGACTTCATCGGGCAGGATAGCGCGGCACTGATACTCGGCGACAACATTTTCTTCGGACAGGGAATGCCCGAGCAGCTTCAGACGGCCGCGTCCGAAACTTCGGGGGCCACGATCTTCGCCTATCACGTAAAGGATCCCGAGCGATATGGAGTGGTGGAGTTCGATGCCGACGGCCGCGCGAAGAGCATCGAGGAAAAGCCGGACAAGCCAAAGTCCTCATACGCCGTGGTTGGTCTCTATTTCTATGACAACTCGGTTGTCGAGCTCGCTCGCGGGCTGGCGCCGTCTGCGCGCGGCGAGATCGAGATAACGGATCTCAACCGGAAATATCTGGAGCGCGGAACGTTGAGCGTGCAGACGCTCGGCCGCGGCATTGCATGGCTCGACACCGGAACGCACGATGCGCTTCTTGCAGCGTCGAACTTCGTCGCGGTCGTCGAAGAGAGACAGGGACTGAAAATCGGCTCACCCGAAGAAGCTGCTTATCGCATGAGATTCATTGACGAGGATGGGCTTTTGAAGCTGGCCGACGGCTTGGGATCGAGCGCGTACGCTGGATATCTGAGATCGCTGCTCGACGAGCTGAGGCCTGTCAGGTGA
- the rfbD gene encoding dTDP-4-dehydrorhamnose reductase, with protein sequence MRRLLVTGASGMTGAEVSERAQRADWAVFPYSRAELDITDAAAVEAAVRACRPDAIINCAAYTAVDRAESEPEQAAAVNIDGTRNIARAASAAGFPVIHLSTDYVFGGDEGIPYTPDAPTAPLGVYGKTKLAGEDAVREHAPRHVIIRTSWVFSHRGANFVKTILRLAAERDELRVVDDQIGRPTSAADLADALLVVADSVAEHSPIKGTYHFANAGETSWFDFAKAILEELSTRGETHLPRLVAIRTSDYSTAARRPGYSVLDTESFAERFGVVARPWRDALRDTISLTLAETATRA encoded by the coding sequence ATGAGGCGACTCTTGGTCACGGGTGCCAGTGGAATGACAGGCGCCGAAGTGAGCGAGCGCGCGCAACGCGCTGATTGGGCAGTTTTCCCCTATTCGCGAGCCGAGCTGGACATCACGGACGCAGCTGCCGTCGAGGCGGCGGTTCGAGCATGCCGTCCGGATGCGATCATCAACTGCGCCGCGTACACCGCGGTTGACCGCGCGGAGTCGGAGCCGGAGCAGGCTGCGGCCGTCAACATCGATGGCACGCGCAACATCGCCCGCGCAGCCAGCGCGGCCGGGTTTCCAGTCATTCACCTGTCCACCGACTATGTTTTCGGCGGGGATGAGGGAATCCCATATACGCCGGATGCGCCGACTGCCCCGCTAGGTGTGTATGGAAAGACAAAGCTCGCCGGCGAGGACGCCGTCCGTGAACATGCACCCCGCCACGTCATCATCAGGACGTCGTGGGTGTTCAGCCATCGCGGGGCGAATTTCGTGAAGACAATTCTGCGGCTCGCCGCCGAGCGGGATGAGCTGCGCGTGGTGGACGATCAGATTGGACGTCCAACGTCGGCGGCAGACCTCGCCGACGCTCTCCTTGTGGTTGCAGATTCGGTGGCCGAACACTCGCCCATCAAGGGCACATATCACTTTGCCAACGCGGGTGAGACAAGCTGGTTCGATTTTGCCAAGGCGATTCTCGAAGAGCTATCGACCAGAGGGGAAACCCACCTGCCTCGGCTTGTCGCTATCAGGACGAGTGATTATTCGACGGCTGCGCGGCGGCCGGGGTATTCCGTGCTCGACACAGAAAGCTTCGCTGAACGCTTTGGAGTCGTGGCGCGACCCTGGCGCGACGCATTACGCGACACGATCAGCCTGACACTAGCCGAAACAGCCACGCGCGCATGA
- a CDS encoding NAD-dependent epimerase/dehydratase family protein, with product MRVFVTGAAGFLGSHLADAFIARNDEVVGCDNMIGGDLQNLPEGIEFEVADCNDLDAMKRLTKGVDVIFHAAAIATEGLSVFSPALIATHVYTNTATVLAAAATNDVRRFVHCSSMARYGNGPVPYVEDQPLEPADPYGIAKLASELVVRNVCETHDIEYTIAVPHNIIGPKQKYDDPYRNVASIMINRMLQGKQPVIYGDGGQKRCFSFIQDCVNPLIRMGTLDVAVGETINIGPDEEYVSILELAQIIAELLNFPLDPIMVPDRPREVRYATCSADKARRLLDYRTTVPLRDGLQTIVDWISAHGTKPFDYHLPIEIESPLVPATWTSRLL from the coding sequence TTGAGAGTATTCGTAACCGGCGCCGCCGGATTTCTGGGAAGCCATCTTGCCGATGCCTTCATCGCGAGAAACGATGAGGTCGTAGGCTGCGACAACATGATCGGCGGGGACCTCCAGAACCTTCCGGAAGGAATCGAATTCGAGGTTGCCGATTGCAACGATCTCGACGCGATGAAGCGGCTGACCAAAGGTGTCGATGTCATTTTCCATGCGGCGGCAATAGCGACGGAAGGTCTCAGTGTTTTTTCGCCGGCCCTGATCGCGACTCACGTCTACACCAACACTGCGACCGTCCTCGCGGCTGCGGCCACGAATGATGTGAGGCGATTCGTCCATTGCTCCAGCATGGCGCGCTACGGGAACGGGCCCGTTCCCTATGTGGAGGATCAGCCGCTCGAGCCTGCCGATCCCTATGGGATAGCCAAGCTCGCGAGTGAGCTCGTCGTGCGGAACGTGTGCGAGACGCACGACATCGAGTACACCATTGCCGTGCCGCACAATATCATCGGCCCGAAGCAGAAGTACGACGATCCGTATCGCAACGTAGCCAGCATCATGATCAACCGAATGCTGCAGGGAAAGCAGCCGGTGATTTACGGTGACGGGGGGCAGAAGCGCTGCTTCTCGTTCATTCAGGACTGCGTGAATCCGCTGATCAGGATGGGCACGCTGGATGTCGCTGTCGGAGAGACGATCAACATCGGGCCCGACGAGGAATACGTGTCGATTCTCGAGCTCGCGCAGATCATCGCTGAGCTGCTGAACTTCCCGCTCGATCCGATCATGGTGCCCGACAGGCCGCGCGAGGTTCGCTATGCGACATGCTCGGCGGACAAGGCGCGTCGTCTGCTCGACTATCGCACTACCGTGCCGCTGCGCGATGGTCTGCAGACCATTGTCGACTGGATTTCAGCGCACGGAACGAAGCCTTTCGATTACCACCTTCCGATAGAGATCGAGTCGCCTCTGGTTCCCGCGACGTGGACGTCGCGCCTGCTCTAA
- a CDS encoding exopolysaccharide biosynthesis polyprenyl glycosylphosphotransferase: protein MAKRSALAKQHHLRLTSSPVPTMASGRAESPLHVRTRLRERRPVSVKRHTARIATRLGVLLAADIAAIAICALLARAATEQSALGTWISSEFAKAIAGSYGGPVFGPLLFLSLVFTGCYSRHRSLNGKFRLLAGAGLACGFVLWKLVSGGDLVGALSVYILTVTVSWFVLLGVRGLAENFLSKVWPGPRGAAPALLITDRRESSLQLERAVLAAGGDYSLAGYVTIGPRKFDGSVGTIWEVADIIDAHEAETVVVCEHLNDQQITSVREATLAAGCQLLYPARAVKIAGVRPALVWHQDQPFFELGAPVLKASAITIKRIVDLVGASLGLVVLSPVFLLIALALRLDSPGPVFFTQDRAGLGGRRFRMLKFRTMRVGADAEKHTLAHLNHTGDSRLFKIPQDPRVTRLGALLRRWSLDELPQCWNVLWGDMSLVGPRPFFEADFATYQDHHFRRLDAKPGITGLWQVSGRSSVVDFEDVVYLDRQYIEQWTFWLDVSIMARTLPAVVRRTGAY, encoded by the coding sequence ATGGCAAAACGCTCGGCGCTGGCGAAGCAGCACCACCTGCGCCTCACCTCTTCGCCGGTTCCAACAATGGCATCGGGGCGCGCCGAATCGCCCCTGCACGTCCGCACGCGCCTGCGGGAGCGACGGCCCGTTTCCGTGAAGCGCCACACGGCGCGAATTGCAACGCGCTTGGGCGTGCTCCTCGCCGCCGACATTGCCGCAATAGCGATCTGCGCACTTCTGGCCCGTGCGGCCACGGAGCAGTCCGCTCTGGGCACGTGGATCTCGTCGGAGTTTGCAAAAGCGATTGCCGGGAGCTACGGCGGGCCGGTGTTTGGCCCCCTCCTCTTTCTGAGCCTCGTTTTCACAGGCTGCTACAGCCGGCACCGCAGTCTCAACGGCAAGTTCAGACTCCTTGCCGGCGCTGGACTCGCCTGCGGGTTCGTTCTGTGGAAGCTCGTCAGTGGCGGTGATTTGGTGGGTGCTCTCTCGGTGTACATACTCACCGTCACGGTAAGCTGGTTCGTTCTGCTCGGAGTTCGCGGACTCGCGGAGAACTTCCTGAGCAAGGTGTGGCCCGGTCCACGGGGCGCGGCTCCCGCTCTCCTTATCACCGACCGTAGGGAGTCGAGTCTGCAGCTCGAGCGCGCCGTGCTGGCCGCTGGGGGCGACTACTCACTGGCCGGCTACGTCACGATTGGACCGCGAAAATTCGACGGCTCCGTGGGGACCATCTGGGAGGTCGCGGACATCATAGATGCCCACGAGGCCGAGACGGTTGTGGTGTGCGAACACCTGAACGACCAGCAGATAACTAGCGTTCGTGAAGCGACCCTGGCGGCCGGGTGTCAGCTGCTCTATCCGGCGCGCGCGGTGAAGATTGCCGGAGTTCGGCCGGCTCTCGTCTGGCATCAGGATCAGCCGTTCTTCGAGCTCGGGGCCCCAGTGCTGAAGGCATCGGCTATTACCATCAAGCGGATTGTCGACCTCGTCGGGGCATCACTGGGGCTGGTGGTTCTTTCCCCTGTCTTCCTCCTTATCGCCTTGGCTTTAAGGCTGGATTCGCCGGGTCCCGTATTCTTTACGCAGGACCGGGCCGGGCTTGGCGGGCGCCGCTTCCGCATGCTGAAGTTCCGGACGATGCGCGTGGGTGCGGACGCGGAAAAGCATACGCTGGCCCATCTCAACCATACCGGTGACTCACGGCTCTTCAAGATCCCGCAGGACCCGCGTGTAACGAGACTCGGGGCATTGCTACGTCGCTGGAGTCTCGACGAGCTTCCTCAGTGCTGGAACGTTCTGTGGGGTGACATGTCGCTCGTTGGACCGCGCCCGTTCTTCGAAGCGGATTTCGCAACATATCAGGACCACCATTTCCGTCGCCTGGATGCGAAGCCAGGGATAACCGGGCTGTGGCAGGTCAGCGGACGCAGCTCGGTGGTCGACTTCGAGGACGTCGTGTACCTCGACAGGCAGTACATCGAGCAATGGACCTTCTGGCTGGACGTAAGTATCATGGCCCGAACGCTGCCAGCCGTCGTCAGGCGAACCGGCGCCTACTGA
- a CDS encoding SLBB domain-containing protein — protein sequence MKSNRLRLLIVPAILFAAPTLLRAQNPQGPTEAQRMLESNPLLLQQLRQRILSSGLTPEQVRARLRAEGYPETLLDAYLPGGTGSGAEIVNAGTPDDVLNAVSQLGIIDTLEAENLRCATIDTQDSLRAITDTSAVGRARRAVALAARQRCLERLDSLNFGRLSPADSARLKAQQDSGFVIFGLSTFRQRTTQFEPNLAGPVDPNYRLGPGDRLVLILTGDVSQSYTLPVTREGFIVVPQAGQIYVNNLTMGQLEDILYARLGRVYSGVRRGSGATTRFSINVASLRTNQIYVVGDVMQPGSYRISSAGTALSALYAARGPTDNGSLRNVQIKRAGRIVDILDVYDYLINGDASHDARLLNGDVVFVPVHRSRVRVVGEVVRPSTYELKTNETLADAIRFAGGFTPTAARTRVQIERIQAPNQRGEGGRDRVTIDIASSEFIEGTGPNVPVLPGDVIRVFKVTERVRNRIAVSGNVWQPGSLGLSPGMTVSQALRAAGGVKPDSYLGQVLVTRLNSDSTRVQLHAVLADTTGRVVGDFPLREDDQIRVFSVSEFRPERYVAITGAVRQSGQVAFREGMTARDLILQAGGLEQSADLREAEIARLPADRRGGQTATTSRVPLDSSYIFERGPDGKYFGPPGLPAANGSMPEIPLRPYDNVLIFRQPNWELHRTTVVSGEVTRPGTYSLTTKTERISDLIRRAGGLTPEAYADGVTFYRATDKVGRIGIALPEILRNPRSRDNLQLQDGDSIFIPRFNAVVNVKGAVNSPVAVTYVPGRSLEYYVRAAGGVTRRGDLRYAYVTQPNGKVEATTGKFIFRNDPRPRPGSTVYVPEKDASERRIDYIATIGSIAQLAASFVAIAIALRR from the coding sequence ATGAAATCAAATCGACTGCGGCTGCTGATCGTGCCCGCAATTCTGTTCGCCGCGCCGACCCTTCTCCGTGCGCAGAATCCGCAGGGTCCCACCGAAGCTCAGCGGATGCTCGAATCCAATCCACTCCTCCTCCAGCAACTCCGACAGCGTATCCTGTCGAGCGGCCTGACGCCGGAGCAAGTCCGCGCGAGGCTTCGCGCAGAGGGTTATCCCGAAACGCTGCTCGACGCGTACTTGCCTGGAGGCACCGGCTCGGGAGCGGAAATAGTCAACGCCGGCACCCCCGACGATGTGCTGAATGCCGTGAGCCAGCTTGGAATCATCGACACGCTCGAGGCAGAAAACCTTCGCTGCGCGACGATCGACACACAGGACAGCCTGAGGGCGATCACTGATACAAGTGCAGTGGGCCGAGCCCGCAGAGCCGTCGCGCTCGCGGCTCGTCAGCGCTGTCTCGAAAGACTCGATTCATTGAACTTCGGCCGCCTGTCGCCCGCCGATAGCGCGCGGCTGAAGGCTCAACAGGACAGCGGCTTCGTGATCTTCGGGCTCTCCACCTTCCGCCAGCGAACAACGCAATTCGAGCCTAATCTCGCCGGTCCGGTCGATCCGAATTATCGCCTGGGCCCGGGCGATCGGCTCGTGCTAATTCTCACCGGCGATGTGTCGCAATCGTATACGCTGCCTGTGACGCGCGAAGGATTCATCGTCGTACCTCAGGCCGGCCAGATCTACGTTAACAATCTCACGATGGGGCAGCTCGAGGACATTCTCTACGCGAGACTCGGCAGAGTTTACTCGGGAGTGAGACGAGGTTCAGGAGCTACGACGCGCTTCTCGATCAATGTCGCGAGCCTCCGGACGAACCAGATCTATGTGGTAGGCGATGTGATGCAGCCCGGCAGCTACCGGATCTCCAGCGCGGGTACTGCTCTTTCTGCTCTATACGCGGCGCGCGGACCGACTGACAATGGGTCCCTGCGCAATGTGCAGATCAAGCGAGCCGGAAGAATCGTCGACATTCTCGACGTTTATGACTACCTGATCAACGGTGATGCCTCACATGACGCCAGGCTGCTAAATGGCGACGTCGTTTTCGTGCCCGTGCACAGGAGTCGCGTTCGCGTAGTGGGTGAGGTGGTCAGGCCTTCTACGTACGAGCTGAAGACGAATGAGACGCTCGCGGATGCGATCCGTTTTGCCGGAGGATTCACACCGACGGCGGCGCGCACTCGCGTTCAGATCGAGCGAATTCAGGCTCCCAATCAGCGGGGCGAGGGCGGCCGCGACCGCGTGACAATCGATATTGCATCGTCGGAGTTCATCGAAGGCACCGGACCGAATGTGCCGGTGCTTCCGGGCGACGTGATCCGCGTTTTCAAAGTCACCGAGAGAGTTCGCAATCGTATCGCCGTTTCCGGTAACGTCTGGCAGCCGGGCTCGCTCGGCCTTTCACCCGGAATGACCGTATCGCAGGCATTGCGCGCGGCCGGCGGCGTGAAGCCCGACTCCTATCTTGGACAGGTACTTGTCACACGACTCAACTCGGACTCGACGAGAGTTCAGCTCCACGCTGTGTTGGCCGATACGACCGGGCGAGTCGTTGGCGACTTCCCACTCCGCGAAGACGATCAGATTCGCGTCTTCTCCGTCTCGGAGTTCAGACCTGAGCGATACGTCGCGATAACCGGGGCGGTGCGGCAGAGCGGCCAGGTGGCGTTTCGCGAAGGAATGACGGCGCGTGATCTCATTCTGCAAGCGGGCGGCCTCGAGCAAAGTGCCGACCTTCGTGAGGCGGAGATAGCGCGGCTTCCCGCCGACCGTCGCGGTGGACAAACCGCAACGACTAGCCGTGTTCCGCTCGACTCGAGCTACATCTTCGAGCGCGGACCTGACGGAAAGTATTTTGGGCCGCCGGGACTTCCCGCCGCGAACGGCTCGATGCCCGAGATTCCCCTCAGACCTTACGACAATGTCCTGATTTTCCGTCAGCCTAACTGGGAGCTGCACCGTACGACGGTCGTATCAGGCGAAGTGACGCGGCCTGGCACGTACTCGCTCACGACAAAAACGGAACGAATCTCCGATCTAATCCGCCGCGCGGGCGGGCTTACACCAGAGGCATACGCAGACGGCGTCACTTTCTATCGAGCGACCGATAAGGTGGGCCGAATCGGCATTGCGCTGCCAGAGATTCTTCGCAATCCGCGATCGCGCGACAACCTCCAGCTGCAGGACGGTGACTCGATTTTCATTCCGCGGTTCAACGCGGTCGTGAACGTGAAGGGCGCTGTAAACTCTCCGGTTGCGGTGACATACGTACCGGGCCGCTCACTGGAGTATTACGTTCGTGCAGCGGGTGGAGTGACCCGAAGGGGCGACCTCAGGTATGCATACGTGACTCAGCCAAACGGAAAGGTCGAAGCAACGACCGGGAAGTTCATCTTCAGGAACGATCCGCGGCCTCGGCCCGGCAGCACTGTCTACGTTCCTGAAAAGGACGCAAGCGAGCGCCGCATTGATTACATCGCGACCATCGGCTCGATAGCACAGCTTGCTGCAAGCTTTGTAGCAATCGCGATAGCCTTGCGCAGATAG